Proteins encoded together in one Prochlorococcus marinus str. MIT 9211 window:
- a CDS encoding prohibitin family protein → MTNPIRNVTPGGSGGAATLMLILSFTGILLLTQALFIVPAGQVGVVTTLGKVSGGSRRPGLNFKIPFVQSVYPFDVRTQVQDEKFSSLTKDLQVIDANATVKYALKPSEAGRVFRTITYSDREVYSKIIKPSLLKALKSVFSQYELVTIASQWSDISELVEKTVSEELSKFDYVDVQALDLTNLKIADEYKAAIEQKQIAEQQLLKAQTEVKIAEQEALRYETLTRSLDDQVLFKLFLDKWDGKTQVVPALPGSKAGTPPVIVGGKR, encoded by the coding sequence ATGACTAATCCTATTCGAAACGTAACCCCTGGGGGATCAGGCGGAGCAGCAACTTTAATGCTGATCCTTTCTTTTACAGGGATTCTCCTACTGACTCAGGCTTTATTTATAGTTCCAGCTGGTCAAGTTGGTGTGGTAACGACTCTAGGAAAAGTGAGCGGAGGCTCTCGAAGACCTGGACTGAATTTCAAGATTCCTTTTGTCCAGTCTGTATACCCATTTGATGTTAGGACTCAAGTTCAAGATGAGAAATTTAGCTCCCTAACTAAGGATTTACAGGTGATTGATGCTAATGCGACTGTTAAATATGCTTTGAAACCAAGTGAAGCTGGCCGAGTCTTTAGAACTATTACTTATAGCGATAGGGAGGTTTACTCAAAAATAATTAAACCCTCTTTGCTTAAAGCACTAAAATCTGTCTTTTCTCAATACGAGCTGGTAACTATTGCAAGCCAGTGGAGTGATATTTCAGAGTTGGTAGAAAAAACTGTTTCAGAAGAATTAAGCAAATTTGATTATGTCGATGTTCAGGCTCTTGATTTAACAAATTTAAAAATTGCTGATGAATATAAAGCGGCTATTGAGCAAAAACAGATAGCAGAACAACAACTTCTTAAGGCTCAAACAGAAGTCAAAATTGCTGAACAGGAAGCTTTGAGATATGAAACTCTTACTAGGAGTTTAGATGATCAGGTCTTATTTAAATTATTCTTGGATAAGTGGGACGGTAAAACACAAGTAGTACCTGCACTTCCAGGTAGTAAGGCTGGAACCCCACCAGTAATTGTTGGTGGCAAAAGGTAA
- the hemL gene encoding glutamate-1-semialdehyde 2,1-aminomutase — MTNAFNTNLSQAVFNAAQDLMPGGVSSPVRAFKSVNGDPIVFDRVKGPYAWDLDGNRFIDYVGSWGPAICGHSHPEVIAALQEALEKGTSFGAPCELENKLAGMVIEAVPSVEMVRFVNSGTEACMAVLRLMRAFTGRDKLIKFEGCYHGHADMFLVKAGSGVATLGLPDSPGVPRSTTSNTLTAPYNDLEAVKALFAENPDAISGVILEPIVGNAGFIPPEPGFLEGLRELTKENGSLLVFDEVMTGFRISYGGAQERFGVTPDLTTMGKVIGGGLPVGAYGGRKEIMSMVAPAGPMYQAGTLSGNPLAMTAGIKTLELLKQEGTYERLESLSQRLINGICESAKKAGIPITGSFISGMFGFYLCEGPVRNFQEAKQTNAELFGKLHRAMLEKGIYLAPSAFEAGFTSLAHSNDDIETTIKAFEASFSEIV, encoded by the coding sequence GTGACAAACGCGTTTAACACAAATCTCTCTCAAGCAGTTTTTAATGCTGCACAGGATCTAATGCCTGGTGGAGTGAGTTCTCCAGTTCGAGCTTTCAAATCGGTCAATGGAGATCCAATTGTATTTGACCGAGTTAAAGGACCATATGCATGGGATCTTGATGGCAATCGATTTATTGACTATGTAGGGAGCTGGGGGCCGGCCATATGCGGCCATTCTCATCCAGAAGTAATTGCTGCACTTCAAGAAGCCCTTGAGAAAGGAACAAGCTTTGGTGCCCCTTGCGAATTAGAAAACAAACTTGCAGGGATGGTCATAGAGGCTGTACCAAGCGTGGAGATGGTCCGTTTTGTTAATAGCGGTACAGAAGCTTGCATGGCAGTCTTAAGGCTAATGAGGGCCTTTACAGGCAGGGACAAGTTAATAAAGTTCGAAGGTTGTTATCACGGACACGCAGATATGTTCTTAGTAAAGGCAGGGTCTGGAGTCGCCACACTTGGTCTACCTGACTCACCTGGTGTTCCAAGAAGCACAACTTCAAACACTCTTACAGCTCCATACAACGACTTAGAAGCTGTTAAAGCATTATTTGCAGAAAATCCTGATGCAATTTCTGGAGTAATCCTTGAGCCAATAGTTGGGAACGCTGGATTTATACCCCCAGAACCAGGTTTCTTGGAGGGGCTGAGAGAACTTACCAAAGAGAATGGGTCTCTCCTTGTTTTTGATGAGGTGATGACAGGCTTCAGAATTAGCTACGGTGGCGCCCAAGAAAGATTTGGGGTAACACCAGATCTAACCACAATGGGCAAAGTTATTGGCGGAGGTCTACCTGTAGGTGCATATGGTGGTCGCAAAGAAATTATGTCAATGGTTGCTCCGGCAGGGCCTATGTATCAGGCTGGCACTCTAAGCGGGAACCCCCTTGCAATGACTGCAGGAATAAAAACGCTAGAACTCCTTAAGCAAGAAGGCACCTATGAAAGATTAGAGAGCCTTTCTCAACGATTAATCAATGGAATTTGTGAATCTGCCAAGAAAGCAGGTATCCCTATTACAGGAAGCTTTATTAGTGGAATGTTTGGTTTTTACCTATGCGAAGGCCCTGTGAGAAATTTCCAAGAAGCTAAGCAGACAAATGCAGAGCTATTTGGCAAACTTCACAGGGCCATGCTTGAGAAAGGAATTTATTTAGCTCCAAGCGCCTTTGAGGCTGGGTTCACATCATTAGCCCACTCTAATGATGATATTGAAACAACCATAAAAGCTTTTGAAGCTAGCTTTTCAGAAATTGTCTGA
- the map gene encoding type I methionyl aminopeptidase — MSKLFADLLSSGALGKQINQGPRIQQRRGVEIKSSREVAIMRKASQIVATVLREINEMVEPGQSTKDLDKYAETRIREMGAVPSFKGYHGFPASICSSINNEVVHGIPSSKKIIKRGDLLKVDTGAYFDGYHGDSCITICVGDVSDEAKQLSRVAQESLMAGLAQIKPQNTLLDIAGAIEDHVKAHGFSVVEDYTGHGVGRNLHEEPSVFNFRTTELPNIQLRSGMTLAVEPILNAGSKACRTLKDGWTVVTKDNSWSAQWEHTILVTDDGCEILTDRTK, encoded by the coding sequence ATGTCAAAACTTTTTGCAGATTTGCTTTCATCTGGTGCTTTAGGCAAGCAGATCAATCAAGGGCCGCGTATTCAGCAAAGACGAGGTGTGGAAATAAAATCCTCTAGAGAAGTGGCAATTATGCGTAAGGCTAGTCAAATAGTGGCAACAGTTCTTCGAGAGATCAATGAAATGGTTGAACCTGGTCAATCCACTAAGGATCTTGATAAATATGCAGAGACTAGGATAAGAGAAATGGGAGCTGTGCCGAGCTTTAAGGGGTATCACGGATTCCCCGCAAGTATTTGTTCAAGTATTAATAATGAGGTTGTTCATGGGATCCCAAGTTCTAAGAAGATTATCAAGCGTGGGGATCTTTTGAAAGTAGATACTGGAGCTTATTTTGATGGCTATCATGGAGATAGCTGTATCACTATTTGTGTTGGAGATGTATCGGATGAAGCAAAACAACTAAGTAGAGTAGCTCAAGAATCTTTGATGGCAGGGCTTGCTCAGATAAAACCACAAAATACTCTTTTAGATATAGCAGGTGCTATTGAAGACCATGTCAAAGCACACGGATTTAGTGTTGTTGAAGATTACACAGGCCATGGGGTTGGCAGGAATCTACATGAAGAACCATCTGTATTTAATTTCAGGACAACTGAATTACCCAATATTCAATTACGCTCGGGGATGACATTAGCCGTCGAACCTATATTAAATGCAGGTAGTAAAGCCTGCAGAACACTAAAAGATGGATGGACAGTAGTTACAAAAGATAATAGTTGGTCTGCTCAATGGGAACATACAATTCTAGTTACAGATGATGGATGTGAAATTTTAACTGATAGAACAAAGTAG
- a CDS encoding YajQ family cyclic di-GMP-binding protein, whose product MASTYSFDVVSDFDHQELVNAIDQLKREISQRYDLKESNSEVELEEEKIIITTSSDMTLQAIEGVLLQKATKRKLSLKIFDFQPSETSSGNRVRQIVNLRKGLSQDMAKKLSKAVRDQLKKVTVSIQGDSLRVTGKSKDDLQSAIEIFRKKEEELDIPLQFENYR is encoded by the coding sequence ATGGCAAGCACTTATTCTTTTGATGTCGTTTCTGATTTTGACCATCAAGAATTGGTTAATGCAATTGATCAATTAAAGAGGGAGATCAGCCAAAGGTATGATCTAAAAGAATCCAACAGTGAAGTTGAACTAGAAGAAGAAAAAATAATTATAACTACTTCTAGTGACATGACTTTGCAAGCAATCGAAGGGGTGCTTCTTCAGAAAGCAACTAAAAGAAAATTATCTTTAAAAATATTTGATTTTCAACCATCTGAAACATCCTCTGGTAACAGAGTCAGGCAAATTGTGAATCTGCGTAAGGGACTTTCTCAAGATATGGCGAAGAAACTGAGTAAAGCTGTTAGAGACCAATTAAAGAAAGTAACAGTTTCTATTCAGGGTGATAGCTTGAGAGTTACAGGAAAAAGTAAAGATGATTTGCAGTCTGCGATAGAAATCTTTAGGAAGAAAGAGGAAGAGCTAGATATTCCTCTTCAATTTGAAAATTATAGGTAA
- a CDS encoding lysylphosphatidylglycerol synthase domain-containing protein, with translation MMNFLTNFYYFVSKFKNKINLPGGLKLWVTFCCFSFIGYSIFNNFGQLSQQSFSRLSLLFIFSGFLVSWLSLIINAIAWKKIISWLGYNSNEIKIIPIFLSTNLLKYMPGGVWHFLERFRLLRKKMPSDKAFYCVLLEPFFMIFAALFWVPFGDFNLIVFILCFSPLFFLSNRFITPFALAIKRLKISDFRKHYSISSLNESSNLIPITSSNYPYEAVLAEIFFVALRFTGFWFCLKAFSIDHSLYFTKWLSAFSLSWMVGLIVPSAPGGVGVFEAFILFVIGDGVSEPLLISALLCYRLIVSLADLFAAIFIPKNQIRLLSTN, from the coding sequence ATGATGAACTTTCTAACTAATTTCTATTACTTTGTAAGTAAATTTAAAAACAAAATCAACTTACCAGGAGGTTTAAAGCTTTGGGTAACCTTTTGTTGCTTTTCGTTTATAGGTTATTCAATATTTAATAATTTTGGCCAACTATCACAACAATCTTTCTCAAGATTATCCTTGCTATTTATTTTTAGTGGCTTTCTTGTAAGCTGGCTTAGCTTGATAATTAATGCAATCGCATGGAAAAAGATTATTTCTTGGTTAGGTTATAACTCTAACGAGATTAAAATTATACCTATATTTTTAAGTACAAATCTTTTAAAATATATGCCAGGAGGTGTTTGGCATTTTTTGGAAAGATTTAGGCTGCTTAGAAAGAAGATGCCATCAGATAAAGCTTTTTATTGCGTTTTATTAGAGCCTTTCTTTATGATATTCGCTGCATTATTTTGGGTTCCTTTTGGTGATTTTAACCTTATAGTTTTTATTTTATGCTTCTCTCCATTGTTTTTCTTATCCAATCGATTTATAACACCCTTTGCGTTGGCTATTAAACGATTGAAGATTTCTGATTTCCGTAAACATTACTCAATATCATCACTAAATGAATCTTCAAATTTAATCCCAATAACTTCTTCTAACTATCCTTACGAAGCTGTATTAGCAGAGATATTTTTTGTGGCTTTGCGTTTTACGGGGTTTTGGTTTTGCCTTAAAGCTTTTTCAATAGACCATAGTCTTTATTTTACAAAGTGGCTTTCTGCCTTTTCCCTTTCTTGGATGGTTGGACTCATTGTTCCTTCAGCACCAGGCGGCGTAGGAGTGTTTGAGGCATTCATTCTATTTGTAATTGGTGATGGAGTCTCCGAGCCTCTTCTTATCTCTGCATTGTTGTGTTATAGACTTATTGTAAGTTTGGCTGATCTTTTTGCGGCTATCTTTATACCAAAGAATCAGATTAGACTTCTATCTACTAATTAA
- the rplS gene encoding 50S ribosomal protein L19 → MTADLQNTSSTEESSSGGLTSPPESDSPKEKKPSSSSGLKTHNQKGETKDLIKEFELSQQKDKVPEVYVGDTVKVGVRISEGNKERVQPYEGVVIAKRHGGINQTITVRRIFQGVGVERVFMVHSPQVASIKVERRGKVRRAKLFYLRERVGKATRVKQRFDR, encoded by the coding sequence ATGACTGCTGATTTACAAAATACCTCTTCAACAGAGGAATCAAGCAGTGGTGGACTAACAAGTCCACCAGAGAGTGATTCACCCAAAGAAAAGAAACCAAGCTCTTCTTCTGGTTTAAAAACTCATAACCAAAAGGGTGAAACTAAAGATCTAATTAAAGAGTTTGAGCTTTCACAACAGAAAGACAAAGTTCCAGAAGTTTACGTAGGCGATACCGTCAAAGTAGGAGTTCGCATAAGTGAAGGGAACAAAGAACGCGTTCAGCCTTATGAGGGTGTGGTTATTGCAAAACGTCACGGGGGCATAAACCAAACCATTACTGTTAGGCGAATCTTTCAAGGTGTAGGGGTTGAAAGAGTTTTTATGGTACATAGCCCTCAGGTCGCCTCAATAAAAGTCGAGCGTCGCGGTAAAGTTAGAAGAGCGAAGCTTTTCTATCTGCGCGAACGTGTTGGCAAAGCCACTCGCGTCAAGCAGCGCTTCGATCGCTGA
- the gltX gene encoding glutamate--tRNA ligase: MAIKVRLAPSPTGKLHIGTARTALFNWLFARKNNGSFLIRIEDTDKERSQEEYKENILEGLDWLGLTWDAEPIIQSNRIEQHREAIKYLLEKGLAYRCFTTEEELAAMREEQKSRNKPPRYDNRHRSLSTEEESNFLSEGRTAVIRFRIDDNESIQWNDLVRGPMNWTGKDLGGDMVIARRAPANEIGDPLYNLVVVIDDGYMGITHVIRGEDHIANTAKQILLYKALGLTLPKFAHTPLILNAEGKKLSKRDGVTSISDFKEMGYTSKAMSNYMTLLGWSIPDGMDEKFTIEESSKVFDFDRVNKAGAKFDWEKLKWLNSQTIHDSSSEEILKAVEPLFNKEGWDLPNLEWSLKLIELIKPSMTLLTDSVEQSRFFFEDPLLNQDAINQLEIEGAKDSLKILLKQIDTSKINKLTVEHAKKLINDAAVFGGFKKGLIMKSLRAALLGCLQGPDVINSWILLSEINQDKSRIERCL; this comes from the coding sequence TTGGCAATAAAAGTAAGACTTGCTCCTAGCCCAACTGGGAAGTTACATATAGGCACAGCAAGAACAGCTTTATTCAATTGGTTGTTTGCCCGAAAAAATAATGGCAGCTTTCTTATTCGCATAGAAGATACTGATAAAGAAAGGTCGCAAGAGGAGTACAAAGAAAATATTCTTGAAGGTCTTGATTGGCTTGGCCTTACTTGGGACGCAGAACCAATAATTCAAAGCAATCGTATTGAGCAGCATCGCGAAGCAATTAAATACTTACTTGAAAAAGGCCTTGCGTATAGGTGCTTCACAACCGAAGAAGAGCTTGCTGCAATGAGAGAAGAGCAAAAGTCAAGAAATAAGCCCCCAAGGTATGACAACAGGCACCGGTCATTAAGTACAGAAGAAGAGTCAAACTTTTTATCTGAAGGCAGAACTGCTGTTATTCGTTTTCGTATTGATGATAATGAATCCATCCAATGGAATGACCTTGTTCGGGGACCAATGAATTGGACAGGGAAAGATCTTGGTGGAGACATGGTGATTGCCAGAAGAGCTCCAGCCAATGAGATTGGAGACCCTCTATATAACTTAGTTGTAGTGATAGATGATGGATATATGGGCATTACGCATGTCATTAGAGGAGAAGACCATATTGCCAATACAGCGAAACAAATACTTCTTTATAAGGCACTTGGACTAACACTCCCAAAGTTTGCCCATACCCCATTAATTCTTAATGCTGAAGGCAAAAAATTATCTAAGCGCGATGGCGTAACTTCCATAAGTGATTTCAAGGAGATGGGATATACCTCTAAAGCAATGTCCAACTACATGACTCTCCTCGGTTGGTCTATACCGGATGGCATGGATGAAAAATTTACTATTGAAGAATCTTCAAAAGTATTTGATTTTGATCGTGTAAATAAAGCGGGTGCAAAATTTGATTGGGAAAAACTCAAATGGCTCAACTCTCAAACAATTCATGACTCATCCTCTGAAGAAATTCTTAAAGCTGTTGAGCCTCTCTTTAATAAAGAAGGTTGGGATCTACCTAATTTGGAATGGTCTCTAAAGCTTATTGAACTTATAAAACCTTCAATGACTCTATTGACTGACAGCGTTGAACAAAGTCGTTTCTTTTTTGAAGACCCATTATTAAATCAAGATGCTATTAATCAATTAGAGATAGAAGGTGCTAAAGACTCTCTAAAAATTCTTTTAAAGCAAATAGATACCTCAAAAATAAATAAATTAACTGTTGAGCATGCAAAAAAACTAATTAATGATGCAGCAGTTTTTGGTGGGTTTAAGAAAGGGTTAATAATGAAAAGCCTCAGAGCAGCACTTCTAGGATGCTTGCAAGGCCCTGATGTAATTAATTCATGGATACTTCTTTCAGAAATCAACCAAGACAAATCAAGAATAGAAAGATGTTTATAG
- a CDS encoding SDR family oxidoreductase codes for MINESQDSSSNKTHPINPWANRRIGITGARGSLGIALTKKFRSQGAFVIGLSHRSISHQKNSITSPNEWVQWECGQEVKLDKVLASLDILILNHGINPGGSCESKDINESLEINALSSWRLFQRFENICLNNNHSSKKNEIWINTSEAEIQPALSPVYEITKRLIGQLVSLKGSSITKTQRSNLRIRKLILGPFRSELNPLGLMSPDWVAGQIINQASLSLNLIIVTPNPVTYFLVPLNEFFRAMYFNLFKNKGDIN; via the coding sequence ATGATTAATGAATCTCAAGACTCCTCCTCCAATAAAACCCATCCAATTAATCCATGGGCTAATCGCCGAATAGGAATCACTGGAGCAAGAGGAAGTCTTGGAATTGCCTTAACAAAAAAATTTAGATCGCAAGGGGCTTTTGTTATAGGACTAAGTCACAGATCTATATCACATCAAAAGAATTCAATTACCTCTCCCAATGAATGGGTTCAATGGGAATGTGGACAGGAAGTAAAGCTTGACAAAGTGCTGGCAAGTCTAGACATTCTTATTCTGAACCATGGAATAAACCCTGGTGGAAGTTGTGAGTCAAAAGATATCAATGAATCACTTGAAATCAATGCACTTAGTTCATGGAGACTATTTCAGCGCTTTGAAAATATCTGTCTGAATAACAATCATTCGTCTAAGAAAAACGAAATTTGGATCAATACTTCTGAAGCAGAGATTCAGCCTGCACTAAGTCCTGTATATGAAATTACCAAGCGATTAATTGGCCAACTTGTTAGTTTAAAGGGGAGTTCAATAACTAAAACGCAAAGATCTAATTTAAGAATTCGCAAACTTATCCTTGGCCCTTTTCGTTCCGAATTAAATCCTTTAGGTTTAATGAGTCCAGACTGGGTGGCAGGCCAGATAATCAACCAAGCAAGTCTTAGTTTGAATCTAATTATTGTTACGCCAAACCCTGTAACTTATTTTTTGGTACCTCTAAACGAATTCTTTAGAGCAATGTATTTTAATTTATTTAAGAATAAAGGCGATATTAATTAA
- the larC gene encoding nickel pincer cofactor biosynthesis protein LarC, with protein sequence MKELFIDCPTGLSGDMLLGALFDLGTPQNVITRPLAQMGLGEKYSLDVKETKTYGLRGKRVFIKALEAQPKHRRWAEIRNSILEATMESNLQEKVLMVFEILAEAEASVHGINIDQVEFHEIGSIDTLVDVVGVCSAIDHLDLERVYCAAPPGGKGFIETAHGALPVPVPAVLELAKKHQIKLLSEINQPSGELTTPTGLALMIVLADEFTRPQSLCLESIGVGCGSRTLDRPNVLRACLLDSSESNTLASIKEDFYWEQIVTQEAWVDDASPEDISILIHRLREAGALDVTSHSIQMKKGRNGQCIKALLRPKDVGKFRSIWFLHGTTIGFRESLDGRWLLPRRSGTCLTIFGKIRVKQVRRPDGNISMKIEHDDLTRISLETGLSFDEIRTKVISESSSFSPTEEWSE encoded by the coding sequence ATGAAAGAACTATTTATTGATTGCCCAACAGGTCTTTCAGGTGACATGTTACTTGGAGCTTTGTTTGACTTAGGCACTCCTCAAAATGTAATCACCAGACCCTTAGCTCAAATGGGACTGGGGGAAAAATACTCTTTAGATGTAAAAGAAACCAAAACTTATGGATTGCGAGGTAAAAGAGTCTTTATAAAAGCGCTAGAAGCTCAACCAAAGCATCGCCGTTGGGCTGAGATAAGAAATTCAATTTTAGAAGCCACTATGGAAAGTAATCTTCAAGAAAAGGTTCTAATGGTTTTTGAAATTTTGGCTGAAGCAGAAGCTTCAGTTCACGGAATTAATATTGATCAAGTTGAATTTCATGAAATTGGATCGATCGATACATTAGTAGATGTAGTAGGTGTTTGTTCGGCAATAGATCATTTAGATCTAGAGAGGGTTTATTGTGCAGCCCCTCCAGGAGGAAAAGGTTTTATAGAAACCGCTCATGGTGCTTTACCTGTTCCAGTTCCAGCAGTATTGGAGTTAGCAAAAAAACATCAAATAAAGCTTTTGTCAGAAATTAATCAGCCTTCAGGAGAGTTGACTACACCAACGGGGCTAGCATTGATGATTGTTTTGGCAGATGAATTTACTAGACCACAATCTCTTTGTCTTGAATCGATTGGAGTTGGTTGTGGAAGTAGAACTTTAGATCGACCTAATGTATTAAGAGCATGTTTATTAGATTCTTCAGAAAGCAACACTCTGGCATCTATTAAAGAAGATTTTTACTGGGAGCAAATTGTTACGCAAGAGGCTTGGGTAGATGATGCTAGCCCTGAAGATATATCGATCCTAATTCATCGATTAAGAGAAGCTGGAGCTCTTGATGTTACTAGTCATTCTATTCAGATGAAGAAAGGCCGTAATGGACAATGTATTAAAGCACTTCTTAGACCAAAAGATGTCGGCAAATTTAGATCAATATGGTTTTTACATGGAACAACTATTGGGTTCCGAGAAAGTCTAGATGGGCGATGGCTTTTGCCTCGAAGATCAGGTACTTGCTTAACTATTTTTGGTAAGATAAGGGTAAAACAAGTAAGGCGACCTGATGGAAATATTAGTATGAAAATTGAGCATGACGATCTGACTAGAATAAGTTTGGAAACAGGATTGTCTTTCGATGAGATTCGTACAAAAGTTATTAGTGAGTCCAGTTCATTTTCTCCAACTGAAGAGTGGTCTGAATGA
- a CDS encoding hyperconserved protein Hcp codes for MELDLQPGDVVKVLESAALGWVRARVIRVKSGGRVVVQSDQGREFTARGNQVRLIEPAGFRP; via the coding sequence ATGGAGTTAGATCTTCAACCTGGTGATGTCGTAAAAGTTCTTGAGTCAGCTGCTCTCGGCTGGGTCAGAGCCCGTGTTATTCGAGTCAAATCCGGCGGCAGAGTTGTTGTCCAAAGTGATCAAGGCAGAGAATTCACTGCTCGCGGCAACCAAGTCAGACTGATTGAACCTGCAGGGTTTCGTCCCTGA
- a CDS encoding phosphotransacetylase family protein, with translation MGKTLMIGSCEPFSGKSALVLGIGRYLKNLGKSVRFGKPLATSFEHEVTNESKLIPLVDDDVRFVGSFLDLSEDQLIPSLHLLSAETADKRLAASRLESAQEFEVIKKTLNSNFEGLNILEAAGSLHEGLLYGLSLVQVAKNLNAKVLLVHLWEDSRSVEPLLAAKAQLGENLAGVVLNAVTPDDLNTLKGEVVPALEALGFDVFGVMPRSPLLRSVTVEELVRRLKARVICCEDKIELMVENLSIGAMNVNSAMEFFRKRRNMAVVTGADRTDIQLAALEASTQCLILTGAGEPLPQLINRSEELDVPLLKVDTDTLSTVEVIEQAFGHVRLHETVKAKYAFRLVQEHCDLDRLLETLGISF, from the coding sequence ATGGGCAAGACCTTAATGATCGGATCATGTGAACCGTTTAGTGGTAAGTCGGCACTGGTTCTCGGCATTGGAAGGTATTTAAAGAATTTAGGCAAGTCAGTACGCTTTGGGAAGCCTCTTGCTACAAGCTTTGAGCATGAGGTCACAAATGAATCAAAATTAATTCCTTTAGTTGATGATGATGTTCGTTTTGTAGGGTCATTTCTTGATTTGTCTGAAGATCAGTTAATACCTTCATTACACTTGTTGTCTGCAGAAACTGCGGATAAACGACTGGCAGCATCCAGATTGGAATCAGCTCAAGAGTTTGAAGTAATAAAAAAGACTCTTAATTCAAACTTTGAGGGCTTAAACATCCTTGAAGCTGCTGGTAGTCTTCATGAAGGCCTCTTATATGGCTTAAGTCTTGTTCAAGTTGCTAAAAACTTAAATGCAAAGGTCTTATTAGTTCATCTTTGGGAAGATAGTCGAAGTGTAGAACCTTTATTGGCTGCAAAAGCGCAGTTGGGAGAAAATTTAGCTGGAGTTGTTCTAAATGCTGTAACGCCAGATGATTTAAATACTCTGAAGGGAGAAGTGGTTCCAGCTTTGGAAGCTTTGGGGTTTGATGTTTTTGGTGTTATGCCTCGCTCTCCTTTGCTTAGAAGTGTAACTGTGGAAGAGTTGGTAAGGAGACTTAAAGCAAGGGTAATTTGTTGTGAAGATAAAATTGAGTTGATGGTTGAAAACCTAAGTATTGGAGCTATGAATGTTAATTCTGCTATGGAATTCTTCCGTAAGAGGCGCAATATGGCTGTGGTAACTGGTGCTGATAGAACTGATATACAACTTGCAGCATTAGAGGCCTCCACTCAGTGTTTAATACTCACAGGTGCTGGGGAGCCTTTACCTCAATTGATAAATAGGTCTGAAGAGTTGGATGTTCCTTTGTTGAAAGTTGATACTGATACCCTTTCCACCGTTGAAGTTATTGAACAGGCATTTGGCCATGTAAGACTTCATGAAACTGTTAAAGCTAAATATGCTTTTCGATTGGTTCAGGAACATTGTGATTTGGATCGCCTTCTAGAAACTTTGGGAATTTCTTTTTAA
- the xth gene encoding exodeoxyribonuclease III, which yields MLIATWNVNSIRTRISQVEAFLSEVNPDLLCLQETKVEDASFPTKIFEDKDYHLSFFGQKAYNGVALISKSPLKDVRFGMSGELSNNPEAQYLDEQKRVISTLLNGVRIINVYVPNGSSLTSDKYEYKLQWLNCLKNYLDCQSERDEPICLLGDFNIALEDKDIHNPNRLSGGIMASEPERKALRKLLGERLEDIFRIFEQGTNHWSWWDYRSGAWDRDRGWRIDHIYLSKELINHSKSCVIHKKSRGNIKPSDHAPVLVEIDWPSQESNEEPDFFL from the coding sequence GTGCTTATAGCTACTTGGAATGTAAATTCAATTCGAACAAGAATAAGTCAAGTTGAAGCATTCCTTTCCGAAGTCAACCCAGACTTACTTTGCCTACAAGAAACAAAAGTTGAAGATGCATCTTTTCCCACAAAGATCTTTGAAGATAAGGATTATCATCTAAGTTTCTTTGGTCAAAAAGCTTATAATGGTGTAGCTCTGATAAGTAAGTCACCACTTAAGGATGTTCGTTTTGGAATGAGTGGAGAATTATCAAATAACCCAGAAGCACAATATCTAGATGAACAAAAAAGAGTTATAAGTACTTTATTAAATGGTGTGAGGATTATAAATGTATATGTTCCTAACGGTTCTTCATTAACTTCAGACAAATATGAATATAAGCTTCAATGGCTAAATTGCTTAAAAAACTATCTGGATTGTCAGTCAGAAAGAGATGAGCCAATATGTCTTTTAGGTGATTTTAATATTGCACTAGAAGATAAAGATATACACAACCCTAATCGTTTATCAGGAGGAATCATGGCTAGCGAGCCCGAGAGAAAAGCACTAAGAAAGCTTTTAGGGGAAAGGCTTGAAGATATTTTTAGAATCTTCGAGCAGGGTACAAATCATTGGAGTTGGTGGGACTATCGAAGCGGCGCTTGGGATCGGGATAGAGGCTGGCGGATCGATCACATATATCTCTCAAAAGAACTTATTAATCATTCTAAAAGTTGTGTAATTCATAAAAAATCAAGAGGAAATATTAAGCCAAGTGATCACGCTCCAGTCCTTGTCGAAATCGATTGGCCGTCGCAAGAGAGTAATGAAGAACCTGATTTTTTTCTATAG